One stretch of Streptomyces sp. NBC_00443 DNA includes these proteins:
- a CDS encoding ComF family protein → MQEPPGLPVVHAAARYADEARAVLLAHKERGALALTAPLGAALAGAVRAGLREACASRDSGASGRDARVRGSRVRGDGVRRLEGAEAPVLLVPVPSARGSVRARGHDPVRRIALAAAGELRRAGTPARVLAVLRQGRGVADQSGLNSRQRLDNLAGALVVAPEGGRLLAGGGPVVLVDDLMTTGASLAEAARAVRVVLVAAEGWAPVVGEGGPQLSYSGVRSPDGHIRMGNPGAPCPRWPDNSRVPGGKSGKHRRTEGRIDGGRCAAVE, encoded by the coding sequence GTGCAGGAGCCGCCCGGGCTGCCGGTCGTGCACGCGGCGGCCCGGTACGCGGACGAGGCGCGGGCGGTGCTGCTCGCCCACAAGGAACGCGGCGCGCTGGCGCTCACGGCACCGCTCGGGGCGGCGCTGGCGGGTGCTGTGCGGGCTGGGCTTCGGGAGGCCTGTGCGTCTCGGGACAGCGGGGCGTCGGGGCGGGATGCGCGGGTGCGGGGCTCGCGGGTGCGGGGCGACGGGGTGCGGCGGTTGGAGGGCGCCGAGGCGCCTGTGCTGCTCGTCCCAGTTCCGTCCGCTCGTGGGTCGGTGCGGGCGCGAGGACATGATCCGGTACGGCGGATCGCGCTCGCGGCGGCGGGTGAGCTGCGGCGGGCCGGGACGCCGGCACGCGTGCTGGCCGTGCTGCGGCAAGGGCGTGGGGTGGCCGATCAGTCGGGGCTCAACTCGCGGCAGCGGCTGGACAATCTCGCGGGTGCGCTGGTGGTGGCGCCTGAGGGTGGTCGGCTGCTCGCCGGGGGCGGTCCCGTCGTGCTCGTCGACGACCTGATGACGACGGGTGCGTCGCTGGCGGAGGCGGCGAGGGCTGTGCGGGTGGTGTTGGTGGCGGCGGAGGGGTGGGCTCCGGTGGTCGGGGAGGGTGGGCCCCAGCTCTCGTACAGCGGAGTCCGCAGCCCAGACGGACACATACGGATGGGCAACCCCGGAGCCCCGTGCCCGCGTTGGCCGGACAACAGCCGTGTACCAGGCGGGAAGTCGGGAAAGCACAGGAGAACGGAAGGCCGGATCGACGGAGGGCGGTGTGCGGCAGTTGAGTGA
- the hpf gene encoding ribosome hibernation-promoting factor, HPF/YfiA family — MDIVVKGRKTEVPERFRKHVAEKLKLEKIQRLDAKVISLDVEVSKEPNPRQADRCDRVEITLRSRGPVIRAEAAASDPYAALDLAAEKLDARLRKQHDKRFSRRGARRLTAAEVPDHVPGAATLNGNGRTFQEEESDGIPTKKIGSLEVKGEGPLVVREKTHVASPMTLDQALYEMELVGHDFYLFVDSETKEPSVVYRRHAYDYGVIHLSTDPMVTQAQAPAAGGTLGG; from the coding sequence GTGGACATCGTCGTCAAGGGCCGCAAGACCGAGGTGCCCGAGCGGTTCCGCAAGCACGTGGCCGAGAAGCTGAAGCTGGAGAAGATCCAGAGGCTCGATGCCAAGGTGATCAGCCTCGACGTCGAGGTGTCCAAGGAGCCCAACCCGCGACAGGCCGACCGCTGTGACCGAGTGGAGATCACGCTCCGCTCCCGCGGTCCGGTGATCCGGGCGGAGGCAGCGGCCAGCGATCCGTACGCGGCGCTCGACCTCGCGGCGGAAAAGCTGGATGCCCGGCTGCGTAAGCAGCACGACAAGCGTTTCTCGCGCCGAGGCGCACGCCGACTCACGGCGGCCGAGGTCCCCGACCACGTACCGGGCGCGGCGACGCTCAACGGCAATGGCCGCACGTTCCAGGAAGAAGAGTCGGACGGAATTCCCACCAAGAAGATCGGCTCGCTGGAAGTAAAGGGCGAAGGCCCCCTCGTCGTACGCGAGAAGACGCACGTCGCCTCCCCGATGACCCTCGACCAGGCCCTCTACGAGATGGAGCTGGTCGGGCACGACTTCTACCTGTTCGTCGACTCGGAGACGAAGGAACCAAGCGTCGTCTACCGGCGTCACGCCTACGACTACGGCGTCATTCACCTCAGCACGGACCCGATGGTCACGCAGGCGCAGGCCCCCGCGGCAGGCGGCACGCTGGGCGGCTGA
- a CDS encoding response regulator transcription factor: MADSFGPMRDEDADGDVVGTGPDAGSPRKEPIRVLVVDDHALFRRGLEIVLAAEEDIQVVGEAGDGAEAVDKAADLLPDIVLMDVRMPKRGGIEACTSIKEVAPSAKIIMLTISDEEADLYDAIKAGATGYLLKEISTDEVATAIRAVADGQSQISPSMASKLLTEFKSMIQRTDERRLVPAPRLTDRELEVLKLVATGMNNRDIAKELFISENTVKNHVRNILEKLQLHSRMEAVVYAMREKILEIR; the protein is encoded by the coding sequence ATGGCGGACAGCTTCGGACCGATGCGGGACGAGGATGCCGACGGCGATGTCGTCGGCACGGGCCCGGACGCGGGCTCTCCACGCAAGGAGCCGATCAGAGTCCTCGTCGTCGACGACCACGCCCTGTTCCGCCGTGGACTGGAGATCGTGCTCGCGGCCGAGGAGGACATCCAGGTCGTCGGGGAGGCGGGCGACGGCGCGGAAGCCGTGGACAAGGCCGCTGACCTGCTGCCGGACATCGTCCTGATGGACGTGCGGATGCCCAAGCGGGGCGGGATCGAGGCCTGCACCTCCATCAAGGAGGTCGCCCCCAGCGCGAAGATCATCATGCTGACGATCAGCGACGAGGAGGCGGACCTCTACGACGCGATCAAGGCGGGTGCGACCGGTTATCTCCTGAAGGAGATCTCCACCGACGAGGTGGCCACCGCCATTCGCGCCGTGGCCGACGGGCAGTCGCAGATCAGCCCGTCCATGGCGTCGAAGCTGCTCACCGAGTTCAAGTCGATGATCCAGCGCACCGACGAGCGCCGGCTCGTGCCCGCGCCGCGGCTGACGGACCGGGAGCTGGAGGTCCTCAAGCTCGTGGCCACGGGGATGAACAACCGGGACATCGCCAAGGAGTTGTTCATCTCCGAGAACACCGTGAAGAACCATGTGCGCAACATCCTGGAGAAGCTGCAGCTGCACTCCAGGATGGAGGCCGTGGTGTACGCGATGCGGGAGAAGATCCTCGAGATCCGCTGA
- a CDS encoding winged helix-turn-helix domain-containing protein produces MTTLRPITDLSADEARRIALRAQGFLGTPDRRSGVRGILRHLGAVQLDTISVLARSHELIPYARLGAVGRKTVEKAYWTTAAAGEPSAQPHAFEYWSHAACILPVEEWPHFAFRRRAYRNRPHWNHELPDGAYDQVIKQLRTEGPVTATELGGAKRTSEWWDWSGAKVAVERALMYGEVVCVERRGWKRVYDLAERAVPEALLHDDLDDAECLRRLVRLAGQSLGVGTRADIADYHRLKGEQVDAVIADSGLVPVTVEGWGKPAWADPVALEAPPRGRHRTTLLSPFDSLIWERARTERIFGFTHRLEAYVPKQKRVYGYFAMPVLAGGRLVGRVDPAREGNTLVAKQVTLDGPKAVPAVAQALVEAASWVDCTDVRVERVDAPDLREPLATELTRLLA; encoded by the coding sequence ATGACGACCCTGCGCCCCATCACCGACCTCTCGGCCGACGAGGCCCGCCGGATCGCCCTCCGCGCGCAGGGGTTCCTCGGCACCCCCGACCGCAGGTCCGGCGTCCGCGGCATACTGCGTCATCTCGGCGCGGTCCAGCTCGACACCATCTCGGTCCTGGCCCGCTCCCACGAACTCATCCCGTACGCCCGCCTGGGCGCAGTGGGCCGCAAGACGGTCGAGAAGGCGTACTGGACGACTGCGGCCGCGGGCGAGCCGTCGGCGCAGCCGCACGCCTTCGAGTACTGGTCCCACGCCGCGTGCATCCTCCCCGTGGAGGAGTGGCCGCACTTCGCCTTCCGCCGCCGCGCCTACCGCAACCGGCCCCACTGGAACCACGAACTCCCCGACGGCGCCTACGACCAGGTGATCAAGCAGCTCCGCACCGAGGGCCCCGTCACCGCAACCGAGCTGGGCGGCGCGAAGCGGACCAGCGAGTGGTGGGACTGGTCGGGCGCCAAGGTCGCCGTCGAACGCGCCCTGATGTACGGCGAGGTGGTCTGCGTCGAGCGCCGCGGCTGGAAGCGCGTCTACGACCTGGCGGAACGCGCCGTCCCGGAAGCATTGCTGCACGACGATCTGGACGACGCCGAGTGCCTGCGCCGCCTGGTCCGCCTGGCGGGCCAGTCCCTCGGCGTGGGCACGCGCGCGGACATCGCCGACTATCACCGACTCAAGGGCGAGCAGGTCGACGCGGTGATCGCCGACTCGGGCCTGGTGCCGGTCACCGTCGAGGGCTGGGGCAAGCCGGCCTGGGCCGACCCGGTGGCCCTGGAGGCCCCTCCGCGCGGCCGCCACCGTACGACGCTGCTGTCCCCGTTCGACTCCCTGATCTGGGAGCGGGCACGCACGGAGCGGATCTTCGGCTTCACCCACCGCCTGGAGGCGTACGTCCCCAAGCAAAAGCGCGTCTACGGCTACTTCGCGATGCCGGTCCTGGCCGGTGGCCGCCTGGTCGGCCGCGTGGACCCGGCCCGCGAGGGCAACACCCTGGTCGCCAAGCAGGTCACCCTGGACGGCCCGAAGGCGGTCCCAGCGGTGGCCCAGGCGCTGGTGGAGGCGGCGAGCTGGGTGGACTGCACGGACGTACGCGTGGAACGGGTCGACGCACCCGACCTGCGCGAGCCGCTCGCCACGGAACTCACTCGCTTGCTGGCGTGA
- a CDS encoding GNAT family N-acetyltransferase, with protein MEPVTLATSRLLMRTVGPKDTDTVYEAVQDPDIQRWTTIPSPYLYEHAQSFAEQLVPEGWANGSMFTWGLFLPEGEDLVGMLGLTMRSMSEAEIGFWGTKEHRGNGYITEAVLAASRWAFVDRSLDRVEWRAEVGNVPSRAVAERAGFAVEGTLRSAMVNQGVRRDCWVGSLLPSDLSLPSTAPYLPARNQPA; from the coding sequence ATGGAACCCGTCACGCTCGCCACCAGCCGTCTCCTCATGCGCACGGTCGGCCCGAAGGACACGGACACGGTGTACGAGGCCGTACAGGACCCCGACATCCAGCGCTGGACCACGATCCCCTCGCCCTACCTCTATGAGCACGCCCAGAGTTTCGCGGAGCAACTGGTGCCCGAGGGCTGGGCGAACGGTTCGATGTTCACCTGGGGGCTCTTCCTCCCCGAAGGGGAGGACCTGGTGGGCATGCTCGGCCTCACGATGCGGTCCATGAGCGAGGCCGAAATCGGTTTCTGGGGCACGAAGGAGCACCGCGGCAACGGCTACATCACCGAGGCCGTACTCGCCGCGTCCCGCTGGGCCTTCGTCGACCGTTCGCTCGACCGGGTCGAATGGCGCGCGGAGGTCGGCAACGTGCCCTCCCGCGCGGTGGCGGAACGCGCCGGCTTCGCCGTCGAGGGCACCCTCCGCTCCGCCATGGTCAACCAGGGCGTACGCCGGGACTGCTGGGTGGGTTCCCTGCTCCCGTCGGACCTGAGCCTGCCGTCGACGGCGCCGTACCTGCCGGCGAGGAACCAGCCCGCATAA
- the secA gene encoding preprotein translocase subunit SecA, with amino-acid sequence MSVLSKIMRAGEGKILRKLHRIADQVNSIEEDFVDLSDAELRALTDEYKQRYADGESLDDLLPEAFATVREAAKRALGQRHYDVQIMGGAALHLGYVAEMKTGEGKTLVGTLPAYLNALSGQGVHLITVNDYLAERDSEMMGRVHKFLGLDVGCILANMTPAQRREQYACDITYGTNNEFGFDYLRDNMAWSKDELVQRGHNFAIVDEVDSILVDEARTPLIISGPADQATKWYGDFAKLVTRLKKGEAGNQLKGLEETGDYDVDEKKRTVAIHEAGVAKVEDWLGIDNLYESVNTPLVGYLNNAIKAKELFKKDKDYVVIDGEVMIVDEHTGRILAGRRYNEGMHQAIEAKEGVDIKDENQTLATITLQNFFRLYKRHDHEGKEQPGLCGMTGTAMTEAAEFHQIYKLGVVPIPTNRPMVRMDQSDLIYRTEVAKFEAVVDDIVEKHEKGQPILVGTTSVEKSEYLSQQLSKRGVQHEVLNAKQHDREAIIVAQAGRKGAVTVATNMAGRGTDIKLGGNPEDLAEAELRQRGLDPEEHIEEWAAALPAALEKAEQAVKAEFEEVKDLGGLYVLGTERHESRRIDNQLRGRSGRQGDPGESRFYLSLGDDLMRLFKAQMVERVMSMANVPDDVPIENKMVTRAIASAQSQVEQQNFETRKNVLKYDEVLNRQREVIYGERRRVLEGEDLHEQVQHFTDDTIDAYVGAETAEGFAEEWDLERLWGAFKQLYPVKVTVEELEEAAGDRAGLTAEFISESIKDDIHEQYAAREAQLGSEIMRELERRVVLSVLDRKWREHLYEMDYLQEGIGLRAMAQKDPLVEYQREGFDMFTAMMEGIKEESVGYLFNLEVQVEQQVEEVPVEDTKPVADLEKKDAVPAQAGARPEIRAKGLEAPRRPDRLHYTAPKVDGEGDIVEGDFDNGDEPVRSEADGLTRAERRKQARGGRRRKK; translated from the coding sequence GTGTCCGTCCTCTCGAAGATCATGCGTGCAGGCGAAGGCAAGATCCTGCGCAAGCTGCACCGCATCGCGGACCAGGTCAACTCCATCGAAGAGGACTTCGTCGACCTCTCCGACGCCGAGCTGCGGGCCCTCACCGATGAGTACAAGCAGCGCTACGCAGACGGTGAGAGCCTGGACGACCTGTTGCCCGAGGCCTTCGCCACCGTTCGCGAGGCCGCCAAGCGTGCTCTCGGCCAGCGCCACTACGACGTCCAGATCATGGGCGGCGCGGCCCTCCACCTCGGCTACGTGGCCGAGATGAAGACCGGCGAGGGCAAGACGCTCGTCGGCACGCTGCCCGCTTATCTGAACGCGCTGTCCGGCCAGGGTGTCCACCTGATCACGGTGAACGACTATCTGGCCGAGCGTGACTCGGAGATGATGGGCCGTGTCCACAAGTTCCTGGGCCTGGACGTTGGCTGCATCCTCGCCAACATGACGCCGGCCCAGCGTCGCGAGCAGTACGCGTGCGACATCACGTACGGCACGAACAACGAGTTCGGCTTCGACTACCTGCGCGACAACATGGCGTGGTCCAAGGACGAACTCGTCCAGCGCGGCCACAACTTCGCCATCGTCGACGAGGTCGACTCCATCCTCGTCGACGAGGCCCGTACGCCGCTGATCATCTCCGGCCCGGCCGACCAGGCCACCAAGTGGTACGGCGACTTCGCCAAGCTGGTCACGCGCCTGAAGAAGGGCGAGGCGGGCAACCAGCTCAAGGGCCTGGAGGAGACCGGCGACTACGACGTCGACGAGAAGAAGCGCACGGTCGCCATCCACGAAGCGGGCGTCGCCAAGGTCGAGGACTGGCTGGGCATCGACAACCTCTACGAGTCGGTCAACACGCCGCTGGTGGGCTACCTGAACAACGCCATCAAGGCCAAGGAGCTCTTCAAGAAGGACAAGGACTACGTCGTCATCGACGGCGAGGTCATGATCGTCGACGAGCACACCGGCCGTATCCTCGCCGGCCGCCGCTACAACGAGGGCATGCACCAGGCGATCGAGGCGAAGGAAGGGGTGGACATCAAGGACGAGAACCAGACGCTCGCCACGATCACCCTGCAGAACTTCTTCCGCCTCTACAAGCGCCACGACCACGAGGGCAAGGAACAGCCCGGTCTGTGCGGCATGACCGGTACGGCGATGACCGAGGCCGCCGAGTTCCACCAGATCTACAAGCTCGGCGTGGTCCCGATCCCGACGAACAGGCCGATGGTCCGCATGGACCAGTCGGACCTGATCTACCGCACCGAGGTCGCCAAGTTCGAGGCGGTCGTCGACGACATCGTCGAGAAGCACGAGAAGGGCCAGCCGATCCTCGTCGGTACGACGTCGGTCGAGAAGTCCGAGTACCTGTCGCAGCAGCTGTCCAAGCGCGGCGTCCAGCACGAGGTGCTGAACGCCAAGCAGCACGACCGTGAGGCGATCATCGTCGCCCAGGCCGGCCGCAAGGGCGCCGTCACCGTCGCCACCAACATGGCCGGCCGTGGTACGGACATCAAGCTCGGCGGCAACCCCGAGGACCTCGCCGAGGCGGAGCTGCGCCAGCGCGGCCTCGACCCCGAGGAGCACATCGAGGAGTGGGCCGCGGCCCTGCCCGCCGCCCTGGAGAAGGCCGAGCAGGCGGTCAAGGCGGAGTTCGAGGAGGTCAAGGACCTCGGCGGTCTCTACGTCCTCGGCACCGAGCGGCACGAGTCGCGCCGCATCGACAACCAGCTGCGCGGTCGTTCCGGCCGTCAGGGCGACCCGGGCGAGTCCCGCTTCTACCTCTCGCTCGGTGACGACCTGATGCGCCTGTTCAAGGCCCAGATGGTCGAGCGCGTGATGTCGATGGCGAACGTCCCGGACGACGTGCCGATCGAGAACAAGATGGTCACGCGCGCGATCGCGTCCGCCCAGTCGCAGGTCGAACAGCAGAACTTCGAGACCCGTAAGAACGTCCTGAAGTACGACGAGGTCCTCAACCGCCAGCGTGAGGTCATCTACGGCGAGCGCCGCCGCGTCCTGGAGGGCGAGGACCTGCACGAGCAGGTGCAGCACTTCACGGACGACACGATCGACGCGTACGTCGGCGCGGAGACCGCCGAGGGCTTCGCCGAGGAGTGGGACCTGGAGCGGCTGTGGGGCGCCTTCAAGCAGCTCTACCCGGTGAAGGTGACCGTCGAGGAGCTGGAGGAGGCGGCCGGTGACCGTGCGGGGCTGACCGCCGAGTTCATCTCCGAGTCCATCAAGGACGACATCCACGAGCAGTACGCGGCGCGGGAGGCGCAGCTCGGCTCCGAGATCATGCGTGAGCTGGAGCGCCGGGTCGTGCTGTCGGTCCTGGACCGCAAGTGGCGCGAGCACCTCTACGAGATGGATTACCTCCAGGAGGGCATCGGCCTGCGCGCGATGGCGCAGAAGGACCCGCTGGTCGAATACCAGCGTGAGGGCTTCGACATGTTCACCGCCATGATGGAGGGCATCAAGGAGGAGTCCGTCGGCTACCTGTTCAACCTGGAGGTCCAGGTCGAGCAGCAGGTCGAGGAGGTCCCGGTCGAGGACACCAAGCCGGTGGCCGACCTGGAGAAGAAGGACGCGGTGCCGGCGCAGGCGGGCGCGCGTCCCGAGATCCGTGCCAAGGGCCTGGAGGCCCCGCGCCGCCCGGACCGGCTGCACTACACGGCGCCCAAGGTGGACGGCGAGGGCGACATCGTCGAGGGCGACTTCGACAACGGCGACGAGCCGGTGCGCTCGGAGGCCGACGGCCTCACGCGTGCGGAGCGGCGCAAGCAGGCGCGTGGTGGTCGGCGCCGCAAGAAGTGA
- a CDS encoding Rv3235 family protein, producing the protein MHKVMTRAQHRPGTRPPTRRDTRRPAGSPPRTPSGGTPRTASPGGRPPGTSGATGTLPRTRPKDTRPATATAPTLRTWRIPADETSTLDRPAVPQPRPTDVFADRLLLVLSGQRPVHWMLRHTVGRAYDELARLAEGGLLRTRGTRPVVRDIGYFEPRPGAIEAFARIGAGDQLRAMAFRLELGGDLRWRCTAVELGGPRRPRLDDD; encoded by the coding sequence ATGCACAAGGTCATGACCAGGGCACAGCACCGCCCCGGCACCCGCCCACCGACCCGCCGCGACACCCGCCGCCCCGCCGGCAGCCCACCCCGCACCCCGAGCGGCGGCACGCCCCGTACGGCATCCCCAGGAGGCCGCCCACCGGGTACGTCAGGCGCCACGGGAACACTCCCGCGCACCAGGCCCAAGGACACCCGCCCAGCGACTGCCACAGCCCCCACGCTGCGCACCTGGCGTATCCCGGCGGACGAAACCAGCACCCTCGACAGGCCCGCCGTCCCGCAACCCCGCCCCACCGACGTCTTCGCCGACCGCCTGCTCCTCGTGCTGAGCGGCCAGCGCCCCGTCCACTGGATGCTCCGCCACACCGTCGGCCGCGCCTACGACGAACTCGCCCGGCTCGCGGAGGGCGGCCTCCTGCGCACCCGCGGCACCCGCCCCGTCGTCCGCGACATCGGCTACTTCGAACCCCGCCCGGGCGCCATCGAGGCCTTCGCCCGCATCGGCGCCGGAGACCAGCTGCGCGCCATGGCATTCCGCCTGGAACTGGGCGGAGACCTCCGCTGGCGCTGCACGGCTGTGGAACTGGGCGGCCCACGCAGGCCGCGCCTGGACGACGACTGA
- a CDS encoding DUF6912 family protein: MRVYVPLTLPGLAEAHKAGELEAESLVAYAVTPALREWYLSDDIEELEYAALNRAALASLRLLAADAGAARRRVVVAVDVPDAAAVADPDRGLDPAALGEVRIAGGVALAKAAAVHVDSDDAETDVAAAAEALAAADGGDDDAQFVVDGAEDHELLWFATQEIPNLVGLVD, encoded by the coding sequence ATGCGCGTCTACGTCCCCTTGACACTCCCCGGTCTCGCCGAGGCGCACAAGGCGGGCGAGCTGGAGGCCGAGTCGCTCGTCGCGTACGCCGTCACGCCCGCGCTGCGCGAGTGGTACCTCTCCGACGACATCGAGGAGCTGGAGTACGCCGCGCTCAACCGGGCCGCGCTGGCCTCGCTGCGGCTGCTGGCGGCGGACGCCGGGGCGGCGCGGCGCCGGGTCGTGGTCGCCGTCGACGTGCCCGACGCGGCGGCCGTCGCCGACCCGGACCGGGGGCTGGACCCGGCGGCGCTGGGTGAGGTGCGGATCGCCGGGGGCGTGGCGTTGGCCAAGGCGGCCGCCGTGCACGTCGACTCGGACGACGCGGAGACGGACGTGGCGGCGGCCGCGGAGGCGCTGGCGGCGGCGGACGGCGGGGACGACGACGCGCAGTTCGTCGTGGACGGGGCCGAGGATCATGAGCTGCTGTGGTTCGCCACCCAGGAGATCCCAAATCTGGTAGGCCTGGTCGACTGA
- a CDS encoding HAD family hydrolase has translation MGKLVGAHIVWDWNGTLFHDNDAIIGATNAAFGELGLEPITMEQYRALYCVPVPKFYERLLGRLPTDAEWEVMDETFHRYYTEHRVTCGLTTGVAELLVEWGSAGRSQSILSMYVHDELVPLVRGFGIEEHFIRVDGRTGPSGGSKAEHMVRHIKALASVDPARTVVIGDAADDAVAALHVGARAVLYTGGSHSRASLEVAGVPVVDSLVEAVAEAERLAA, from the coding sequence ATGGGGAAGCTAGTAGGGGCGCACATCGTCTGGGACTGGAACGGGACGCTGTTCCACGACAATGACGCGATCATCGGGGCGACGAACGCGGCGTTCGGCGAGCTGGGGCTTGAGCCGATCACGATGGAGCAGTACCGGGCGCTGTACTGCGTGCCGGTGCCGAAGTTCTATGAGCGGCTGCTCGGCCGGCTGCCGACCGACGCCGAGTGGGAGGTCATGGACGAGACCTTCCACCGGTACTACACCGAGCACCGGGTGACGTGCGGGCTCACCACGGGCGTGGCGGAGCTGCTCGTGGAGTGGGGGTCGGCGGGGCGCAGCCAGTCGATCCTGAGCATGTACGTGCATGACGAACTCGTCCCGCTGGTGCGGGGGTTCGGGATCGAGGAGCACTTCATACGCGTCGACGGGCGGACCGGGCCGTCCGGGGGCAGCAAGGCCGAACACATGGTGCGGCACATCAAGGCGCTCGCGAGCGTGGATCCCGCACGCACGGTCGTGATCGGTGACGCGGCGGACGACGCTGTGGCGGCGCTCCACGTGGGGGCTCGGGCCGTGCTCTACACCGGGGGGTCGCACAGCCGGGCGAGCCTCGAAGTGGCCGGGGTGCCGGTCGTCGACTCGCTCGTGGAGGCGGTCGCGGAGGCGGAGCGGCTGGCCGCGTGA
- a CDS encoding DJ-1/PfpI family protein, with translation MTAKILIVTGDAAESLEVLYPYQRLREEGYDVHIAAPTRKKLQFVVHDFEPGFDTYTEKPGYTWPADLAFSEVDPGDYAAVVIPGGRAPEYLRNDPELRKILKSFFDSDKPVAQICHGPLLTAAIDSLHGRRVTAYPALELDMQAAGATFQDAEAVVDGTLVSSRAWPDHSSWMREFLKVLRAKAPVT, from the coding sequence ATGACAGCGAAAATCCTCATCGTCACCGGCGACGCCGCAGAGTCACTGGAGGTCCTCTACCCCTACCAGCGCCTCCGCGAAGAGGGCTACGACGTCCACATCGCCGCCCCCACCCGCAAGAAGCTCCAGTTCGTCGTCCACGACTTCGAACCCGGCTTCGACACCTACACCGAGAAACCCGGCTACACCTGGCCCGCCGATCTCGCCTTCTCCGAGGTCGACCCCGGCGACTACGCCGCCGTCGTCATCCCGGGCGGCCGGGCCCCCGAGTACCTCCGCAACGACCCCGAGCTCCGCAAGATCCTCAAGTCGTTCTTCGACTCCGACAAGCCGGTCGCCCAGATCTGCCACGGCCCCCTGCTCACCGCGGCGATCGACAGCCTCCACGGGCGCCGCGTCACGGCCTATCCCGCCCTGGAACTGGACATGCAGGCAGCCGGCGCCACCTTCCAGGACGCGGAGGCCGTGGTCGACGGCACCCTGGTCTCCTCGCGCGCCTGGCCGGACCACTCCAGCTGGATGCGCGAGTTCCTGAAGGTGCTGCGAGCGAAGGCACCGGTGACCTGA